The genomic window CACGTGGGTGTACGTCCACAGGGTGTGCTTGCCCGCCGGGGCCCGGGTCGTGTCGAACAGCGACGGCTGCGACACCAGCACGTAGGGGCGTTCGGGCAGGCGACCGCGGTTCACCTGATTCTCGGCATCCGCCACCTCCGCACGTGTGCCGCCGAGATGCACCGTGCCCGCGCGGCGCAGCTCGGCGTGCGTCCACGGGACGGGGTCGCTGAGCGCGAAGTCGACCTTGGCGACGCCGTCCCCGTACCGGAAGCGCTGCAGCGCCCGCCGGTAGCGGGCGGGCATCGCGTCGCCGGCCAGCCGGATGAGCGCCTTGGGTGTCACATCGAGGAGAGTGGCGGTGGCGTCGGGCAGCGCGTCGAGCGCTGTCACCTCGTGGTCGACGACGAGTTCCCCGCCGTGCGCGCGCAGATCGTCGACCATCGCATCGATGATCGCCTGGCTGCCGCCGATCGGGATGGGCCAGCCGCGCGCGTGCGCATAGGCGGTGAGCGCCAGCCCCGCGCCGGCGGCGGGGACGCTCGGCATCGACAGGATCGTGTGCGCGGCGACACCGGTCAGCATGGCGGGAGCGACGTCTTGCCGGAAGCGCAGATTCCACGCTGGGCTTCCCTGCTCGAGCGCGCGCAGGCCGAACGAGACCGCAGTCGGGATGTCGCTCGGAATGCGCACCAGGGGCGACCCGGTGAATTCCGCGACGCGCGTCGAGTGCTCGACGAGCGGGCGCATCAACTGGGCGTATGCCAGCGCGTCGGGGCCGAGCGCCTCGGCGGTGCGCCCCAGATCGTGGTAGGCGACACCCGCATGGCGTTCGTCGAGCGGGTGCGCGAACGAGACGTCGGGCGTCACGAACTCCACGCGCTCACGCAGACCGAACTCGCGGAAGAACCGCGACTCGAAGGCCATCGGGTGCACCGCAGAGCACACATCGTGGTGGAACCCCGGCAGCGTCAGCTCCCGTGTGGCCGCCCCGCCGCCGGGCCGGTCGGCGCGTTCGTACACCCGCACGCGCAATCCCGCGCGGGCAAGGGTGACGGCGGCGGCGAGACCGTTGGGGCCGGCCCCCACCACGACGGCGTCGAGATCGCCGCCGCCGCGCCTGGGGCGGGTGTTCACGGTGACGGCGCCTCGGTCCCGGCGGATTCGCTCGCCACGGGCGGGTCTCCGGTGGGCGTGCCCGCGGTGGGCTTGGCTCCGGCCGGCTTGGCCCCGGCGGTCTTGGCTCCTGTGGGCTTGGCGCCGCTGCGTGACGGCTTGGGCGCGGGGTCGGATGCCGCGTCCGCCGCCGACTCACCGGGCTTCGGGGTGTCGGGAGCGAGGGGCTCCGACTCCCCCGCGCCGGCCAGGGGGTTCCATGAGTCCTCGAGGTCGAGCGGCTGTCCTGTCGCGTCAGCCTGCTCCACGCCGTCGGTGCTCGTGACCGGAGCAGGCTCGGGCTCCGTGGCGTTCGTCGACATCGCACCCTCCGTTCCACCGGTGCCGGACACGGCGTCGGCGAGCTCATCTCCCTGCAGTTTGGCAGCATCCGCGGGGTCGGCACTCGCCGATGCGGCCGTGGCGGCGCGAGCCCCGGCATCCGTGTGGTGCTCCTCGCCGGTGTCGGCCATCTCCTTCTCGGCCGTCGTCGCCTCGAGGCGGCCGGCGGCCCTCCCTTCGGCGAGGTACGCGAGCCGGTGCAGGGTCTCGTCGTTGCGCCAGTGCAGGGGGATGTCGAGCAGCTGCTGCGGGATGAACCGGCCCGGTCCCGCGATCGCCTCCTCCTGGATGCGCACGACGCAGCCGTCTCCGCGCGTCTTGACGTCGATGGTCACGCGCGCCTCGCCGATCGGCCAGCCGCGCGCCCGCATCACCATCATCCGCGACGGGATGAACTCCTCCACCACCGTCTTGTCGTCGATGAGCGCCGGCCAGACTCCGAACGAGTGATGCAGCTCTGCGCCCGCCATCGGCCACGTCTCGTCGACCTCTCGCATACGGGACGCCCCGACGACCCACGACGGATACAGCCAACCGTCGCTCAGCACCTCGAACACGTCCTCGGGTGTGCAGTGCAGCACCCTCACATTGCGGGACATCGCGTCGCTCCTCCGCCGTCGTGGGTCCGTGCGGACGACGATAGAACAGGCCGCGTCGGCCATGGAGCGGGTTGCGCCGAGACCGATCGTGTGCCATCCCGCGCCGATGTCATGATCACGGACGCCTCGTCCCGACCGTCGGCGGTGGCCTCGCCACCGGGGCGCGACAATCACCCCTCCCAGCGTGCACATGGTACGCCCGAGATCCCGATTCGTAAACAGGTCAGTCGGCTTCGAGGTCGGCGGGCTACCCTGTCGCCTCCCAACGACAACGTCGGGCTCCCTCGCCGGCCCGGCGGAGGAGGACACCCATCATGAGCACGAACACCCCGAGGCCGTTGACGGCCGAAGAACTGGCGGGCGAGGGAATCATCGCGCTACCTGCCAAAGAGGTCGTCTCGATCCTCGACCTGGCAGCCGATATCGACCTCGCGATCGACGGCGCGGCGCCCATCGACCTCGCGATCGCACTGAATGCGAACGTGGTCGCACCGATCGACGCGGCCGTGAGCGCGAACCTGCTCGCCGACGGCTCGTCGGCCCAGGCCATGTCCGACCAGGCGGTGCAGGTGACCCAGACCGTCGAGGCCGACGCGATCGCCACCGCGCTGCAAGACAGCACCATCGATCAGTCCGACACGACCGAGAACGAGGATCCCGCAGACGGTTCCCTGCTCATGGCAGGCACGGGTACCGGCGAGTTCATGGCCGACGGCGCCGCGCTGGCGGATGCCGCCCCGATCGACGGCAGCGTCGTCATCGATTCGACGGGCGCGATCATCGGCGTCCTGGATGCCGCCACGGGCAACGTGATCGACGCCGACGGCGCCATCATCGGAACGCTCAACGAGACGTCGGGAATCGTCGTCGACGCGGCCGGCAACCTCATCGGCACGGTCACCGACCTGGTCGACGGTGCAGCCGTCGTGGGTTCGGGTGGTCAGGTGCTCGGCATCCTGGATGCCCTCACCGGGCAGGTGCTGGATGCGACCGGCAACGTGGTCGGAGCGCTCGACCCGCTGACAGGCGAGGTGCTGGACACCCTCGGCAACGTGCTCGGCACGGTGACCGACTTCGTGGACGGCACGACGGTGCTGGATGCCGCGGGCAACGTGATCGGCATCCTCGATGCCGCGACCGGCAACGTGGTCAACTCCCTCGGCACCGTCATCGGTGCGCTGAACCCGCTCACGGGGCAGGTGCTCGATGCCGCCGGCAACCTGCTCGGCACCGTCGGCGAGATCATCGACGACGTGACCGACGCGCTCGGCCGGCTCAACACCGGCGACCTGCTGAAGGGCGATCTGCTGAACGTCGACGTCAACGTTGACCTCGATGCGGATCTCGCGGCACCGATCAACGGCGCCGTGGCCGCCAACGCCAACGTGGCGGCGCCGATCGATGCCTCGGTGGCGGCGAACATCCTCGCCGACAACTCCGAGGCCACCGCCATCGCCCAGCAGGAGGCGGTGATCACGCAGGTGATCAGCGGCAGCGCGATCAGCACGTCCGACCAGTTGTCCAACATCGACCAGGGCGACCCGGTCGACGACGACGACACGGCGTCGACCGACGATGTCGTCGTGCCTGCGGTCGAGATGCCCGCCGTCGACACCGTGGACGACACCGCGTCGACCGACGACGCTGCCGTGCCTGCGGTCGAAATGCCTGCCGTCGAAACCGTGGACGCCCCGGCGTCCGACCCGAGCGTCGACTCGGCTGACACCACCACACCGTGACAACGCTCGTCGACGCACCCACCCGCGTCGACGGTGTCGAACTCATCGGAGCGATGGTGGGGTCCGGCTACCGGACCTCACCCTCGCTGGTGAGGCGCGCGGACGGACAGGTGCTCCAGCTGACCCCGCTGCTCTACCACGTGCTCGACGCCGTCGACGGCCGGCGCGGAGTCACAGAGATCGCCGAGACCGTGGGGCGGGCCACCGGCCGCGCCGTCACGGCCGCCGACGTCCAGGCGCTGGTCGACCGGCACCTGCGGCCCCTCGGGCTGCTGCGCAAGGCCGACGGGTCCGAGCCCGAACTGCGGCGGTCCGACCCGCTCCTGGCACTCAAGCCGCGGCTCGCGGTGACCAAGCCGAGTACGACGCGACGACTGACCGACCCGTTCCGGTTCCTGTTCCGTCCCGTGCTCGTCGTGCCCCTCGTCTTCGCGTTCGTCGCGATCGTGGGGTGGGTGTTCTTCGAGCGAGGGCTCGCGGCATCCGCCTACGACGCGTTCCAACGGCCCCACCTCCTGCTGCTCGTGTTCGTGGTGTCGGTGATCTCCGCCGGCTTCCACGAGTTCGGGCATGCGGCCGCACACCGCTACAGCGGCGGGGTGCCCGGCTCGATGGGCGCGGGCCTGTACGTGGTCTGGCCGGCGTTCTACACCGACGTCACCGACAGCTACCGGCTCGGGCGACCGGGCCGCATCCGCACCGACCTCGGCGGGCTGTACTTCAACGCCATCGTGGTGGTGCTCACCTACTTCTGGTGGCTCACGACCGGCTGGGAGGCGCTGCTGCTGCTGGTCGCGACGCAGATCCTGCAGATGGTGACGCAGCTGCTCCCGTTGCTGCGCTTCGACGGCTACCACGTGCTGGCCGACCTCGCCGGCGTCCCCGATCTGTACCACCGCATCAAGCCCACACTGCTCGGGCTGCTGCCGCATCGCTGGAACTCGCCCGACCAGCGTGTCCTGACCGTCCGCGCGCGCGTGCTCATCACCGCGTGGGTGCTGGTGACGGTTCCTCTGATGGGATTCATGCTCTATGCGATGGTGCGGGCGGTGCCACGGTTGCTCGGCAGCGCGGGATCGGCGATGGGGACGGATGTCGCGGCCGTGGTCGACGCCGGGCTGAACGGTCGCCTGCTCGATGTCGCCGCGTACAGTCTCCAGGTGCTGACGGTGGCGCTGCCGGTTCTCGCCTGCGCGCTCGTGCTCGGACGCGTGGGCTTCCGGTTCTTCCGCGGGCTGCTGCGGTGGAGCCGCGGGTCGACCCCGAAGCGCGGCGTGGCCGTGATCGTCGGTCTTGCCGTCGCAGGTGGGCTGGCGTGGGCGTGGTGGCCGGGTGAGGACAACTACCGTCCGATCCAGCCCGACGAGCGCGGCACCATCACCGCGATTCTGCCCGACCGCGCGAGCGCGCCGGCTTCCGGCCCGCGCACCGTGCTGCCCGTGAGGGAGGCGTCGCCGATCGCGTCGCCGATCGGCGCGGCGGCGGAGCGGCGGCTCACGAGCGGGGAGCCCCTGGTGACCACGTTCGATCGGGGCACCACGCTGCCGACGAAGGCCGACCCCATGCTGGCCATGGTCCTCGTTCCCGCGACTCCCCAGCCGTCGGGGCCGACGCTGACCGCCTGGGACGGCACCTGGGTGTTCCCCTTCGACAAGCCGCTGCCTCCCGAAGAGGGCGACAACCAGGCGCTCGCGGTGGTGACGGAGGACGGCGGCGTGGCGTACGACGTGGCCTTCGCGATGGTCTGGGTCGACGACGTCGAGATCACGAACGTCAACGAGGCGCACGCCTACGCCTCGTGCACCGACTGCGTCGCCGTCGCCGTCGCGTTCCAGGTGGTGCTGATCATCGACGATGCGCGTGCCGTCGTCCCGCAGAACCTCGCCGTCGCCGCGAACTACGATTGCCGCTCCTGCGTCACCGCGGCGCTGGCCAGCCAGCTCGTGCTGTCGCTCGAGCAGGAGCCGGGTGAGCAGGAGCTGCGAGCGCTCGGCGAGGTCTGGCAGGCGCTGCTGGATTTCGGTACCCGGATCACCGCGTACTCGCTCGCCCAGATCAGTGCGGTTCTCGACGTCGTCAAGGAAGAGATCAAGGAGATCGTCGGTGCTGCGCCGCCGCTGGAGCCGGATGCGGCTGCCCCCGCGACGTCGCCCACACCTGAGCCGACACCCCTCTCGGACGTCGAGGCCGCCGTGCCCGGCGTGGTGGAGCCCCCGCCACCCGATGGCGTGAGCGAACCGTCGCCGGCGGACGAACCGGCGCCGGCGACCGAAACGACGCCGGCGACGGAGCCCGCCCCCGCGACGGAACCGGCGCCGCCGACCGATCCCGCGCCGGCGATCGATCCCGCGCCCGAGCCGGCGCCCGCGCCGGAGCCGGCGCCCGCACCTGCGCCCGAGCCGACGCCGGAGCCCGCACCTGCGCCCGAGCCGACACCGGAGCCCGCACCTGCGCCTGCGCCGGAGCCGACCCCGGAGCCGACACCGACGCCGTGAGGTGCCGGCCCGCGGCTCGGGTCAGGCGAACCCGAGTTCGCCGCGGACGATCGAGTCGCCCGAGTGCGTGGGATCGCCGTCGGCCGGTTCCTGCGAGACGTCGACGAGCACGTACTCGCGCAGATCGATGTCGTCGGGCACGGGAAAGACCCCGGTGCTGCCTTCGAGCGTGCCCAGGCTCACAAGAGCCGACGCATCCTCGGTGATCAGCCAGACCTCGCGGAATCCGTCGCTCGGCTCTGCGGCCTCGAGATCGACCTGGACCTGCCGCGCGCCGTCCGGCTTCTCCACGATCACCGCCGTGCCCGACGCATCGGGGTGGGCGGGGAACGCGTCCAGGGTCGCCACTGCGATCTCGACCGGCTGCGTCTCGCGCACCAGCGTCCACGTCCCCACAGCGGCGACGATCAGCGCGATGCTCGCCGCAAGAGCGAACACGATCCTGGTCCTCCGCTTCCGCCGCGCGGGCGCCGGAGCCCCGGGAGATTCCTCGTCGTCGGAGACGGATGCCGCAGCCGAAGCGCGCTCAGGCTCGTCAGCGGTCGCCGCCCGCTCCCGCTCGTCCGCGGCCGGAATCCCGCCGGCGGTCGACATCCGGTCCGCGGCGCCGAGCCCCAGCTCCTCGGCGATGCCCGCCCACACGCGCTCGGGCGGCGCCTCGAGGTCACCCACGCCCACCGTCGAGCGGCCGACGATCACGGTGTACTCCAGTTCGGCGAGCTCCAGCGCGCACTCGTCGCACGTGTCGAGGTGCGCACGCTCCTCGTCGGTCGCCGGCTCGCCGAGCGCGATCAGCGATAGGCGGTCGGGGTCAAGGTGCGACATGGCCTACCTCCAATCGGCTGCGCAAACGGGTGAGACTTCGCCTGATGTGGCTCTTCACCGTACCGAGCGGCATGCCCAGTCGCTCTGAGATCTGCTCATGAGTCAGATCGTCGTAGAACGCCAGTCGTACCACGCGCCGGGCGTCGGGCTCGAGCCGGTCGATCTCATCGGCGAGCAGCAGCCGGTCGCCCAGGTCGACCTCCCCGCCCACGACATCGTCCGGCGTGGTGAACCGCTGCAGTTCGGCCTGCAGCGCCCGCACCCGGGTCCGTGCCTCCAGGGTGTCCGCGATCCGACGCCGCGTGATGGCGATCAGCCACGTCGAGAGCTTCGCCTTCGTCGGGTCGAATCGCTCCCGCGAGGTCCACGCCGATACGAAGGCCTTCTGCGTGACGTCCTCGGCGTCGCCGCGATCGCCGACGAAGCGCAGCGCCATGGTGAACACGACCGGCGACCACCGGCGGTAGATCTCCTCGAGTGCGCGTTCGTCGCCGCGTCGGAAGCGATCGCTCAGCTCCCGCTCGTGCGCGTCATCCACGCTGTGTCCTCTCGTCCTCGTCCTCGTCAAGAGCGGCATCGTCGCCGGCTCAGGGAAGCGGGGTCGCTATGGCGACCACGTTATCCGCGTATCGGCCCGTCGTGGAGTCGAACTCCCCACCGCAGGTGATGAGCACGAGCGCCTTCGTGCCCGTGCGCGCGAACAGCTCCTCTACCGGGAGCTCGGCCTTGGGGAAGTAGGTGACGGATTCGATGGCATAGCGGTGCGTCGTGCCGGCGGCATCCGCCACTTCCACGACGTCGCCGGCGACCAGCTCGCGGAGCCGGCTGAAGGGGCCGATGGGATACCCCGGGGCGTCGACATGCGCCGAGATCACGACATTGCCGTCGGCGCTCGTCGGATCGGACCCGAACCGGTACCAGCCGGCGACGGCCGGGTCGACGGGCAGCTCCATGAAGCCGCCCTGCTCGACGCCGACGGGCACCACCGGAACCTCCACACCGAGCGAGGCGGCGACCACCCGCACCGGCGGCTGCGGGGTGCGCGCCGGTGTCGGAGTGGCCGCCGCGACCGGCACCTCGACCACCGCAGTGGGGGTCGGCGTGGGGAGCGCCGTCGTGGTCGGTGCCGTCATCGGCGGACTGCTCTCGGGTTGCTCCGAGCCGCACCCCGCCAGCACGAGCACGACCGCAAGGGCGGCCAGCGCCCCTGCGGTCGTCCTCGCCATGTCGCAGATCCTCAGCGGTTCGCCCGTGTCCGGACGACGACGACAGCGGATGCCGCGACCGCCGCCGCGAGCGCCAGCCCGGCGACCAGGAACATGGACTGCATCATCGCGTCGCGTTCGGCGAGCTGACCGCCGGTGCCAGAGTTGACACCGTCCGGGGCCGAGTGCAGGCCCGACACCGTCTGGACGGCGACCGCCAGGTTCTCGTCTTCGAGGCTGCCCCACGCGTAGACGACGGTGAGGACACCCTCCTGGACGGTGACATCGGTCGGCCCGAGGACGGGGTCGGTCGTCCCCGCCGCCGCGACGGAGGCCGAGATCGTCCCCGCGGCGAGGTCGAGGCTCGCCTCGTTGGGGTTGGTGAGGTCTTCGATGACCGGGGTGCCGCCCGCGAGGACGTCGACGGCGGGGGCCGCCGCGACGTGGCGAACGGTCAGGCGTCCTTCGCCTGCGGCGGTGCTCGACGTGTCGTTGACGAACGGTGTGAGCGTCGGCTGTCCAGCCTCGTTCAGGTGCGCGACGGCGGTGTAGTTGGTGCCGGCGGCGAGCGTCAGGGTCGCCGGTCCGAGCACCGGGGCGCTGGCATCCGCGGCATCCGGAGCCGTGATCGCGACCTCGTAGTCGCCGGCCGGGAGGTCGAGCGGTCCGGCAAGATCGCCGGGCTGGAAGTTGTCCAGAGTCAGCTCGCCGTTGACGTACACGTCGACCGGGGTCTCGGGGATGCCGTGAAGCACCGAGAGCACGGCACCGTCGGCAGTGCTGGCACTGGCGGGTGCGACCATCAGACCGAGGCCTGCGATGGCCCCGGCGGCGATGCCCGCGAGAATCTTGTTTCGCACGGTGGTCCTCCTTCGTCGGGGCGGTCGGTCGCCGCCCATCGGAAAGTGATTCCCTCCGAAGGGTGGATATGGATGCACCTGAATGAAGATGTCTCGGATCTTGTGCGCGCGGTGCGTAGAGTCGGCTTCATGAGCGACGTCGTCATCACGGTCCGCGGGGAGCACGAGACCCGCATCGCCCCCGAGCGTGCGATCGCGCACCTCACCATCCGCTCCGAGGGCACCGAGCGCGGCGCGGTGGTGGAGCGCATGGCCGCGTTCACCGAGCCGGTGCGCGATGACCTCGCCGCTCGCAAGTCGGCGGGCACGATCATCGAGTGGACGAGCCAGCGCGTGTCGGTGTGGTCGGAGCGACCCTGGAATCCCGAGGGCAGGCGTCTGGCCCCCGTGCACCACGCCAGCGTCGACTTCTCGGTCACCTTCGCCGACTTCGCCGTGCTGTCGTGGTGGGCCGGTGAGGTCGCCGAGCGCGAGGGCGTCCAACTCGGCTGGATCGAATGGAAGCTGACGCCTGAGACACGGGCGCGAGTCGAAAGGGATGTCGCCACCCAGGCCGTGAGCGTGGCCGTCGCTCGCGCGACGGCCTACGCCGGTGCCCTCGGGCTCGCCGACGTCACCGCCCTCGAACTCGCCGACCTCGGACTGCTCGCTCGGCAGGACCGGCCCGAGATGGCCCCGCCGGGGCGCATGCTGATGGCGAAGGCCTCCTTCGCGGGCGACGCCGCCGGCGGGGGGCCGGCGGTGCAGCTGCAGCCCGAAGACATCGTGATCTCCGCCGCCGTCGAGGCGCGCTTCGCCGCCCGATGACCGCTGCCGACGGCGCGCACCCGACGTCGGACACGTCCAGTGGGCCACACGCCGACCCTTCGCGGTCGTTGAGCGAGGGAGGCACGACCGAGACGAAACGCCACGAACACGGCGGAGACGCTTCGTCGCGCTCCCCCGACGGGCGACCCGTGAGCGTCCGCCCCGGGATCGCCGAGCGGCTGTCGCGCATGATCCAGCTGCCCACGGTCTATGCCGAACGCGCCGAACGGGGACCGGCGCCGTTCGACGCGTTCGCGGATCTTCTCGTCGATCTCTACCCCCTCGTGCACGAGCGCCTAGAGCGGGAGCGCATCGGCGAGCTCGGCATCCTTTATCGCTGGCGTGGACGCGTCGCCGAGCGGCCCACCGTGCTCATGGCGCACTTCGACGTCGTTCCCGTGGACGAGAGCGACGCGTGGTCGCATCCGCCCTTCGAAGGACGCATCGAGGGCGGCTGGGTCTACGGTCGCGGCGCCCTCGATGACAAGGGACCGCTGGTGGTGGTGATGGATGCCGTCGAGAACCTCCTTGCGGCCGGCTTCACGCCCGCGCGGGACGTGTACCTGTCGTTCGGCGGTGACGAGGAGACGTTCGGCGGCGCCGCCCGGGTGATCGCCGAGACGCTGCGGGACCGCGGTGTCGAGCCGTGGCTCGTGCTCGACGAAGGCGGCGCCGTCGTGGCGGCGCCCCTCCCCTTCGTCCGCGGACGGGCGGCGATGGTCGGCGTCGGCGAGAAGGGTGTGCTCACACTCCGCCTCAGCGCCCGCGGCGAGGGCGGACATGCGTCCGCTCCGCCGTCGCGGACCGCGGTGCGCCGCATCGCGCGCGCGGTCGAGCGCCTCGGCCCCGGCACGTTCCCGGCGCGCACTCCGACTGCGGTCACGCGGATGCTCGAGCTCTTCGCGACACGGGCCGACGGCATCCCTCACCGCCTCTATCGCCTGCTGGCCGCCATGCCGTGGCTGACCGCGCGGGCCTTCGCGGCGATGGGCGGCGAGCCGGCTGCTCTCGTGAGAACCACCGTCGCCGCGACCATGCAGTCCGGCGGCACGGCCGCGAACGTGCTGCCCTCGCAGGCGTCGGCGACGCTCAACCTGCGCATCGCGCTCGGCGAGTCGGTGCAGAGCACCGTCACTCGGGTGCGGCGACGGATCGCCGATCGACACGTCACCGTCGAGGTGCTCGAAGGTGACGAGCCGTCGCCGGAGTCCTCGACCGAGAACGCGCAGTTCGCGCTCATCACCGAGGCCGTGAAGGTGTCCCATCCGGACGCGGCGACCGTGCCGTACATGATGATGGCGGCGACCGACTCGCGGCACTTCCACCGCTTCTCGCCCGCGGTCTACCGCTTCGCGCCGCTCGAGATGAGCAAGGCGCAGCGCTCGTCGATCCACGGGGTCGACGAGCGCGTCGATATCACGGCGCTCGAACGGGGTGAGCTGTTCCATCGCACGCTGCTGCAGCGCTTAGAGTGATCGCACCCGCCCTGTGCGCACGCGCGAGGGCGGAGGGAGCACGCTCGGGTCTGGGGCCCACAAGCAAGGAGCACGGATGACGCGCAGCGCCATGTCCTCACGCGTCACGATCGGGACGCTGGCGAGCGTCGTCGGCTTCCTGGCCTTCGTCGAGTTCACGAGCGGCGTGATCCAGGGCTACTACACGCCCATGCTCACCGACATCGCGCGGCACCTCGGCGTGCACGACGCCGATGTCAATTGGCTCGAGGGCACACAGCTCATGCTGTCGGCGCTGGTCGTGCCCGCCTTCGCGAAGCTCGGCGACATGGTGGGGCACAAGCGCATGCTGGTGATCTCGACGGCCATCACGGCCGCGGCATCCCTGGTGCTGCCGTTCACCGACTCGTTCGCCGTCTTCCTCGCAGCGTGGGCCATCCAGGGCTTCTACGTCGTCTGGCTGCCGCTGGAGATCGCGCTGATCTGGTCGCGCTCGCGCCGTATGGAGGGCCGGGCGACGATCACCGCGCGTGCTGCGGGATTCCTCGTGGCGGCACTGGAGTCCGGCGCCATCATCGGCGCCCTGGTCGGCGGCATGCTCATCGACACGCTGCCGCTGTGGATCGTGCTGCTCGTGCCGGCGCTGCTCGTCGTCGCGTGCTTCTTCGTCATCCTGTTCGGGGTGAAGGAGTCGCCGGAGCCGACCGGCGGCCGCCTCGACAACGTCGGCCTCGTGCTCATCTCGCTCGCCCTCGTCGCCTTCACGGGCGGCCTCAGCCTGCTGCGCCTGGACGGCCCGGTCGACCTGGTCGCCTGGCTCGTCACGGCACTGGGCGTGCTGCTCGTCGTACCGTTCGCGCTGTGGGAGCTGCGACGGGAGGACCCGCTCATCGACGTGCGGATGTTCCGCTCCCCCGCGCTCGGCCCGGTGTTCCTCACGGCAGGACTGTTCGGCGTCAGCGTGCTCGGCGCGCAGGCGCCGCTGTCGACGTTCGCCCGCACCGACCCCGAGACGTATGGCTACGGTCTGGGAACGACCGGGTTCCAGACCTCGCTGATCATCGGCGTGTATCTGATCGCCATGATCACCGGCGCGCTGCTGTATTCGCTGATTGCGCGACTCACCGCACCCCGACTCACCCTCATCGGCGCGGCGACCCTCGTCGGCGTCGGGTTCCTGATGTTCCTGCCGTTGCACGACACCTACGCACAGGTCATCGTGAACATGCTGATCGTCGGTCTGGGCTCCGGCGCCCTGGTGGCGGCGCTCCCGGCGGCTGCGGCATCCGCTGCTCCGCCGAGCCAGACCGGCGTGGCGACGGGCCTCACGAACTCGGTCAAGACGGTGGGCGGCGCGATCGCCTCCTGCGTGTTCGGCATCGCCCTGCTGCAGGGCGCGACAGGCGCCGCTGCCGGCGGCACGGCCGGGTCGCTGTCGGGGTACTTCACCGTGTGGGCGGTGTGCGGTGCGACGGCCCTGGCTGCCGCCGTGCTGCTGTGCTTCGTGCCGAAGACGGCCTTCAGCGACCGGGCCTCGCACGACGCGACGGATGCCGCCGCTCCCGTGGTGCGCTGAACCGAGCCGGGGCTAGTCGCCGAGGCGGTTGCGAGAGCGCATGGCGCGCTCGGCCTCGCGCTTGTCCTCACGCTCGCGGATCGTCTGGCGCTTCTCGAACTCGCGCTTGCCCTTCGCGACCGCGATCTCGACCTTCGCGCGGCCGTCCGAGAAGTAGAGCTTCAGGGGGATCAGCGTGTAGCCGCCCGCCGAGATGGCGTGCGAGAGCTTGACGATCTCCTCCTTGTGCAGGAGCAGCTTGCGCGTGCGCTTGGAGGAGTGGTTCGTCCAGTGCCCCTGTGAGTACTCGGGGATGTGCACGGCGTCGAGGTACGCCTCGCCGTT from Microbacterium sp. ProA8 includes these protein-coding regions:
- the smpB gene encoding SsrA-binding protein SmpB translates to MPRERGEKVVATNRRARHEYAIEKTYEAGLVLTGTEVKSLREGRANLSDGYAYIDNGEAYLDAVHIPEYSQGHWTNHSSKRTRKLLLHKEEIVKLSHAISAGGYTLIPLKLYFSDGRAKVEIAVAKGKREFEKRQTIREREDKREAERAMRSRNRLGD
- a CDS encoding MFS transporter; this encodes MTRSAMSSRVTIGTLASVVGFLAFVEFTSGVIQGYYTPMLTDIARHLGVHDADVNWLEGTQLMLSALVVPAFAKLGDMVGHKRMLVISTAITAAASLVLPFTDSFAVFLAAWAIQGFYVVWLPLEIALIWSRSRRMEGRATITARAAGFLVAALESGAIIGALVGGMLIDTLPLWIVLLVPALLVVACFFVILFGVKESPEPTGGRLDNVGLVLISLALVAFTGGLSLLRLDGPVDLVAWLVTALGVLLVVPFALWELRREDPLIDVRMFRSPALGPVFLTAGLFGVSVLGAQAPLSTFARTDPETYGYGLGTTGFQTSLIIGVYLIAMITGALLYSLIARLTAPRLTLIGAATLVGVGFLMFLPLHDTYAQVIVNMLIVGLGSGALVAALPAAAASAAPPSQTGVATGLTNSVKTVGGAIASCVFGIALLQGATGAAAGGTAGSLSGYFTVWAVCGATALAAAVLLCFVPKTAFSDRASHDATDAAAPVVR